A genomic segment from Osmerus mordax isolate fOsmMor3 chromosome 5, fOsmMor3.pri, whole genome shotgun sequence encodes:
- the vsir gene encoding V-type immunoglobulin domain-containing suppressor of T-cell activation, whose protein sequence is MSKMTSGLYRSKELPPSFALTFWLCFHLMTVVKVHATMSQGHSSMSVSAPYMSYACPEGASVRLVCAQKGAKEHPGDQLRHRWRFTPHMDNDCHEKVHPRGAGANHGQGNNSHALPPGVQYGIGGNYFWVSLENVTQGDQGRYCCQSLEFEHMKLVLRPHSHVLLTVTPRRPGSSNCTHWNPRPQDGSVSAGLATAACIMAIFSLPVILVLVYKQRQNAQSSRRAQELVRMDSEGLGHENPMFLGGSPQVKTRTVSQIMTRQSSESGRHLLSEPGTPLSPPPHGDVFFPVQDPIPESPTFLQV, encoded by the exons ATGAGTAAAATGACGTCGGGACTATATCGAAGCAAAGAGTTACCACCAAGTTTTGCATTAACATTTTGGTTATGCTTTCACCTGATGACCGTGGTTAAAG TCCACGCCACAATGTCACAAGGACATTCCAGCATGAGTGTCTCTGCCCCCTACATGTCATATGCCTGCCCTGAGGGTGCCAGCGTCAGATTGGTGTGCGCCCAGAAAGGTGCCAAAGAGCATCCCGGCGACCAGTTACGCCACCGCTGGCGCTTCACCCCTCACATGGATAATGACTGTCACGAGAAGGTGCATCCCCGTGGCGCCGGGGCCAACCATGGCCAAGGCAACAACTCCCACGCCTTGCCCCCCGGAGTCCAATATGGTATTGGTGGGAACTATTTTTGGGTGTCCCTTGAAAACGTCACCCAAGGCGACCAGGGGCGTTACTGCTGTCAGAGTCTGGAGTTCGAACACATGAAGCTGGTGTTGAGACCACACAGCCATGTCCTGCTAACTGTCACACCAC GAAGACCTGGCTCTTCAAACTGCACTCACTGGAATCCCCGTCCACAAGATG GTTCAGTATCTGCAGGCCTGGCAACAGCAGCATGCATCAtggccattttctctctgccgGTCATCCTGGTCCTAGTCTACAAGCAGAGGCAGAATGCCCAATCCAGTCGAC gTGCACAAGAGCTGGTAAGAATGGACAG cgagGGCCTAGGCCATGAAAACCCCATGTTCCTGGGGGGCTCCCCCCAGGTGAAGACCCGTACCGTGTCCCAGATCATGACCAGGCAGTCCTCCGAGTCTGGACGCCACCTGCTGTCTGAACCGGGAACTCcgctttctcccccccctcacggCGACGTCTTCTTCCCAGTGCAGG atcCTATCCCAGAATCTCCAACCTTCCTGCAAGTGTGA